A region from the Rubrivirga sp. SAORIC476 genome encodes:
- the hemC gene encoding hydroxymethylbilane synthase — MAEILRLGTRTSALAMWQASHVARALEAAWPGLHVALVPFVTKGDRTLDKPLPEIGGKGLFTQELEEDLLAGRLDLAVHSLKDLPTADPDGLALGAITERADPRDAWVCPAGHSLADLPEGAVVGTSSLRRASQLLRVRPDLTIRSIRGKVETRIEKTATGGYDATVLAVAGLARLKRMDDATGILDLDTMLPAPGQAALGVQVRADDDRVGRLVASVDHAPTRQAVEAERHFLTALGGGCSAPIAALGTVDGGRLHLRGRVCSVDGAQTVEVEDALPLGPTVAHDLGHALAEAALADGARVLLP, encoded by the coding sequence ATGGCTGAGATCCTCCGCCTCGGCACCCGCACATCGGCCCTCGCCATGTGGCAGGCCAGCCACGTCGCCCGCGCCCTCGAAGCCGCGTGGCCGGGCCTCCACGTCGCCCTCGTGCCGTTCGTCACGAAGGGGGATCGGACGCTCGACAAGCCGCTGCCCGAGATCGGTGGGAAGGGGCTCTTCACGCAGGAGCTGGAGGAGGACTTGCTCGCAGGCCGTCTCGACCTCGCGGTTCACTCCCTCAAGGACCTTCCGACCGCCGACCCGGACGGCCTCGCTCTCGGCGCCATCACTGAGCGGGCCGACCCGCGCGACGCCTGGGTCTGTCCGGCGGGCCACTCCCTGGCGGACCTGCCCGAGGGCGCGGTCGTGGGCACGAGCAGCCTCCGGCGCGCCTCCCAACTGCTGCGCGTCCGGCCCGACCTGACGATTCGGTCCATCCGCGGCAAGGTGGAGACGCGCATCGAGAAGACGGCGACCGGTGGCTACGACGCGACAGTCCTGGCCGTGGCGGGCCTGGCGCGGCTCAAGCGGATGGACGACGCGACCGGGATCCTCGACCTCGACACGATGCTGCCCGCTCCCGGGCAGGCGGCGCTGGGCGTCCAGGTCCGCGCCGACGACGATCGTGTGGGTCGGCTCGTCGCGTCCGTCGACCACGCGCCGACCCGTCAGGCCGTCGAGGCCGAGCGCCACTTCCTGACGGCCCTCGGCGGCGGGTGCAGCGCGCCCATCGCCGCCCTCGGCACGGTCGACGGCGGCCGGCTCCATCTCCGTGGGCGCGTGTGCTCGGTGGACGGCGCGCAGACGGTCGAGGTGGAGGATGCCCTCCCGCTCGGCCCGACCGTCGCGCACGATCTCGGCCACGCCCTCGCCGAGGCTGCCCTCGCCGACGGCGCCCGCGTGCTGCTCCCATGA
- a CDS encoding glutamyl-tRNA reductase — MSSHESIVAVWLDGASCPVEVREAWALDALDADRLARAAREEGLGACLVSTCFRVELFVSGDRPAEALKAWAREQLATARPDAPRDGFLDAEGEDALRHLFRVAAGLESAVLGEAQILGQVRRARAAAEAAGVLRPALRAAFDTAVRTGQWARRVTDLGRGTASTASAAVQWVEDAVGTWSRRPVLVLGGGQMGRLLLGRLADTGAEVTLVSAHAPAHQGFAVVHPDALADALPGASVVFTATDRLALPLALARSAWADGRPRVVADLGVPRNVAPAVGRLPGVALADIDALGAVVDAGLAAREAAIPEVEAAIETALGGLRDALAGLRREALVADFRRRAEAIRQETLASTEADDLDQLSRTLTNRLLHDVTAALRSAPADDDALRALLSLDDG; from the coding sequence ATGAGCAGCCACGAGTCCATCGTCGCGGTCTGGCTGGATGGGGCGTCGTGCCCGGTCGAGGTGCGTGAGGCGTGGGCGCTGGACGCGCTCGACGCCGACCGGCTGGCCCGTGCGGCGCGCGAAGAAGGCCTCGGCGCGTGCCTCGTGTCGACCTGCTTCCGGGTGGAGCTGTTTGTGTCCGGCGACCGTCCGGCCGAGGCGCTGAAGGCGTGGGCGCGCGAGCAACTGGCCACGGCCCGTCCCGACGCGCCACGCGACGGCTTCCTCGACGCCGAGGGCGAGGACGCGCTCCGGCACCTGTTCCGCGTCGCGGCGGGGCTGGAGTCTGCCGTACTGGGAGAGGCCCAGATCCTGGGGCAGGTCCGGCGCGCGCGCGCCGCCGCCGAGGCGGCCGGGGTGCTGCGGCCCGCCCTCCGCGCCGCCTTCGACACGGCCGTGCGCACGGGCCAGTGGGCGCGGCGCGTGACCGACCTCGGGCGCGGCACGGCCTCGACTGCCTCGGCCGCGGTGCAGTGGGTGGAGGACGCCGTCGGTACGTGGAGCCGACGGCCGGTGCTGGTGCTCGGAGGCGGCCAGATGGGCCGCCTGCTCCTGGGCCGATTGGCGGACACCGGGGCAGAGGTAACGCTCGTATCGGCCCACGCGCCCGCCCACCAGGGGTTCGCCGTGGTCCACCCCGACGCGCTCGCCGACGCCCTGCCCGGAGCCAGCGTGGTGTTTACCGCCACCGACCGGCTGGCCCTGCCGCTCGCCCTCGCCCGCTCGGCCTGGGCCGATGGACGCCCACGCGTCGTGGCTGACCTCGGCGTGCCTCGCAACGTCGCGCCCGCCGTGGGGCGCTTGCCGGGCGTCGCGCTGGCCGACATCGACGCGCTCGGCGCGGTCGTGGACGCCGGGCTGGCGGCGCGCGAGGCGGCCATCCCGGAGGTCGAGGCGGCCATCGAGACGGCGCTCGGCGGGCTCCGCGACGCGCTCGCGGGCCTCCGCCGGGAAGCCCTCGTCGCCGACTTCCGCCGCCGCGCCGAGGCCATCCGCCAGGAGACCCTCGCCTCCACCGAGGCCGACGACCTGGATCAGCTCTCGCGGACGCTCACCAACCGCCTCCTCCACGACGTGACCGCCGCCCTCCGCTCGGCCCCGGCCGACGACGACGCGCTCCGCGCGCTCCTGTCCCTCGACGATGGCTGA